One window from the genome of Synechococcus sp. PROS-7-1 encodes:
- the rpsP gene encoding 30S ribosomal protein S16 encodes MIKLRLKRFGKKREASFRLVACNSTSRRDGRPLQELGYYNPRTKETRLDAEALRERLGQGAQPTDAVRTLLEKGGLIEKTVRPAEVVGKLKQAAKREADAKQAAKEAAEAKAAAEAEAKAAAEAESGEEAAEEAPAEA; translated from the coding sequence ATGATCAAGCTCCGCCTGAAGCGGTTCGGTAAGAAGCGGGAAGCGAGCTTCCGCCTCGTGGCGTGCAACAGCACTTCCCGCCGCGACGGACGCCCCCTGCAGGAGCTCGGGTACTACAACCCCCGCACCAAAGAGACCCGCCTCGACGCTGAAGCGCTGCGTGAGCGTCTGGGGCAGGGTGCCCAGCCCACCGATGCGGTGCGCACCCTTCTCGAGAAGGGTGGCTTGATTGAGAAAACCGTGCGTCCGGCTGAAGTCGTCGGCAAGCTCAAGCAGGCGGCGAAGCGTGAAGCGGATGCCAAGCAAGCGGCCAAGGAGGCTGCTGAAGCCAAAGCTGCGGCGGAAGCCGAGGCCAAGGCTGCTGCTGAAGCCGAATCTGGCGAAGAGGCTGCTGAAGAAGCACCTGCCGAAGCCTGA
- a CDS encoding RpoD/SigA family RNA polymerase sigma factor, translating into MPSAAAGVSETQRRRSSDPISWYLATIGRIPLLTPAEEIELGNQVQQLMQLTEDGSIAADSDQFDGKQRRLIRVGQRAKQRMMKANLRLVVSVAKKYQGKGLELLDLIQEGSLGLERAVEKFDPTRGYKFSTYAFWWIRQSMTRAIACQSRTIRLPVHLSERLTTIRKVSLDLAHKLGAMPSRLEIAEAMDMPVEELDSLLRQALTTSSLDAPVNGEEGRSFLGDLIADSSLEEPLDRVEQRMHHEQLGRWMSHLSDQEQHVLTLRFGLNGNERHTLAEIGRLLDVSRERVRQVELKALRKLRNLTRRVAPTF; encoded by the coding sequence ATGCCCTCAGCCGCAGCCGGGGTTTCTGAAACCCAGAGACGACGAAGCAGTGATCCAATCAGTTGGTATCTCGCAACGATCGGAAGAATTCCTTTGCTGACGCCCGCTGAGGAAATTGAGCTTGGAAATCAAGTGCAGCAGCTGATGCAGCTCACTGAAGATGGTTCGATTGCCGCGGATAGCGATCAATTTGACGGCAAGCAGCGCCGCTTGATTCGCGTGGGTCAGCGTGCCAAGCAACGGATGATGAAAGCCAACCTGAGATTGGTCGTAAGCGTCGCAAAGAAATATCAGGGCAAGGGTCTAGAGCTTCTCGATTTGATACAAGAAGGGTCTTTGGGTCTCGAGCGAGCTGTTGAAAAATTTGACCCGACCCGTGGTTACAAATTCTCCACTTATGCCTTCTGGTGGATTCGTCAGAGCATGACCCGGGCGATTGCTTGTCAGTCGCGCACGATCCGTTTGCCGGTCCACCTGAGCGAACGTCTTACCACCATCCGCAAGGTCAGTTTGGATTTGGCTCACAAGCTGGGAGCCATGCCAAGCCGCCTCGAAATTGCCGAGGCGATGGATATGCCGGTTGAGGAGCTTGACTCCCTGCTACGGCAGGCGCTCACCACCAGCAGCCTGGATGCACCCGTGAACGGAGAGGAAGGTCGCAGTTTCTTGGGAGATCTGATTGCTGATTCCTCCCTTGAAGAGCCTCTCGACAGGGTGGAACAGCGCATGCATCACGAACAGCTCGGTCGCTGGATGAGTCATCTCAGTGATCAGGAGCAGCACGTGCTCACGTTGCGTTTCGGCTTGAACGGCAACGAACGCCATACGCTGGCGGAAATCGGGCGCCTCCTCGACGTGTCACGCGAGCGGGTTCGTCAGGTTGAGCTCAAGGCCCTGCGCAAGCTCCGCAATCTCACCCGTCGGGTGGCTCCCACGTTCTGA
- a CDS encoding histone deacetylase encodes MKPPLVYHEAYSAPLPSSHRFPMAKFRELERCLFDCGLADSSQMHRPLPVPRRWLELVHQRQYHEAFARDRLDRQAQRRIGLPATTPLVQRTWLAVGGTVLTARLALRHGLACHLAGGTHHAFPDFGSGFCIFNDLAVCSRVLIEQEGLQRLLVVDLDVHQGDATALIFRGDERVFTFSAHAASNFPSRKQVSDLDLPLGDGLEDRSYLETIGDHLPGVLDRLRPQLVLYNAGVDPHRDDRLGRLALTDLGLLQRDHLVLDACMRRGIPVATVIGGGYDAMIPLVKRHALVFRAAADQARLHGL; translated from the coding sequence TTGAAGCCACCGCTCGTCTACCACGAGGCCTACAGCGCTCCGCTCCCCAGTAGCCATCGGTTTCCGATGGCGAAGTTTCGGGAACTCGAGCGCTGCCTGTTCGACTGTGGACTGGCGGATTCCAGCCAGATGCATCGCCCCCTGCCTGTGCCGCGACGCTGGCTTGAGCTTGTGCATCAGAGGCAGTACCACGAAGCCTTCGCTAGAGACCGCCTGGATCGGCAGGCGCAGCGAAGGATTGGTTTGCCCGCCACAACGCCTCTGGTTCAACGCACCTGGCTCGCTGTGGGTGGAACTGTGCTCACGGCCAGGCTTGCCTTGCGCCATGGCTTGGCCTGTCATCTCGCTGGTGGCACCCACCATGCCTTTCCTGATTTCGGCAGCGGCTTCTGCATCTTCAATGATCTGGCTGTCTGTTCGCGGGTTCTGATCGAGCAGGAAGGCCTCCAGCGGCTGCTTGTTGTTGATCTGGATGTGCACCAAGGGGATGCCACCGCCCTGATCTTCCGCGGCGATGAACGCGTGTTCACCTTTTCAGCGCATGCCGCGTCAAACTTCCCTTCCCGAAAGCAGGTCAGCGATCTCGATCTGCCTCTAGGCGATGGACTCGAAGACAGGTCCTATCTGGAAACCATCGGCGACCATCTCCCCGGTGTTCTGGATCGTCTACGTCCTCAGTTGGTTCTCTACAACGCGGGAGTCGATCCCCACCGGGATGATCGGCTTGGACGTCTCGCCCTCACGGATCTTGGCCTTCTCCAGCGGGATCATCTGGTTCTCGATGCCTGCATGCGCCGCGGAATCCCAGTGGCCACTGTCATCGGTGGGGGATATGACGCCATGATCCCCCTTGTGAAACGGCATGCCTTGGTGTTCCGCGCTGCTGCGGATCAGGCGCGGTTGCACGGTCTGTGA
- a CDS encoding IMS domain-containing protein translates to MVSLLVDLPIDHFRLLGVSPTAEAEMVLRTLQLRLDRAPDQGFTHDALTQRAELLRLSADLLSDPLRRGEYEATLLELGRNHPGETAGLELASNREVAGLMLLWEAHAPHETFQMARQALQPPQAPALGSGRESDLSLLAALACRDAAAQDRDQRRYESAATLLQEGLQLLQRMGKLPDQRQTLESELRQLRPYRILDLLSRDLAEQSARREGLAMLEAFILERGGLEGASADAEGPGEAIGAMDQGAFELFFQQIRRFLTVQEQVDLFGHLQEAGSIDASFLGVMALAAAGFSQRKPERVQDARTKLEALVLEGFDTKPLLGCLDLLLGDVDRAERRFSTSSDPALKAWMDDHPGDVLAALCDYCRTWLGRDVLPGYRDVDADAVDLETWFADRDVQAYVESLERKQARQATFTPAMADDLPPLGLDPDGTLPMTIPAPVMADDSSESQADPSERSAARPFAGLRMPQLSWPAWPSLSVPEIPRPSRSVLIGSGVFAALVAVVAAGSLIGLRQAADPSAADGQASAPAKEEPLPQANDASPIATLKPEQTASDPPKPATLAPLKAQQPTTAQLQRLVQGWLDGKAAVLQGEGTAQSRLQAIARPGLISQVRQERAADQAGGLKQTIQASITSVQLVSETPQRIELLAEVDYRDQTTTTAGRVVATTEPSMIRVTYILGRDADGWRLQAYIPG, encoded by the coding sequence ATGGTGAGTTTGCTGGTGGACCTGCCCATCGACCATTTCCGGCTGCTGGGTGTCAGTCCCACCGCCGAAGCCGAAATGGTCCTCAGGACCCTTCAGCTGCGCCTGGATCGCGCTCCTGACCAGGGCTTCACTCACGATGCTCTGACCCAGCGTGCTGAGCTTCTGAGGCTGTCAGCGGATCTCCTCAGCGATCCCTTGCGTCGAGGGGAGTACGAGGCGACGCTGCTGGAACTGGGGCGCAACCACCCCGGGGAAACGGCTGGTTTGGAACTCGCCTCCAACCGTGAGGTTGCCGGTTTGATGTTGCTCTGGGAGGCCCATGCCCCCCACGAAACCTTTCAGATGGCCCGCCAGGCGCTGCAACCGCCGCAGGCTCCGGCCCTGGGCAGCGGCCGCGAGTCGGATTTGTCGCTGCTGGCGGCGCTTGCCTGCCGGGATGCCGCCGCTCAGGACAGGGATCAGCGCCGCTATGAATCGGCAGCGACCCTGCTGCAGGAGGGATTGCAGCTGCTTCAGCGCATGGGGAAGTTGCCGGATCAGCGCCAAACGCTGGAAAGCGAACTCCGCCAACTCAGGCCCTATCGAATCCTGGATCTGCTCAGCCGCGATCTTGCCGAGCAATCCGCGCGCCGCGAAGGTCTGGCCATGCTGGAAGCCTTCATTCTCGAGCGTGGAGGACTCGAGGGAGCTTCTGCGGATGCTGAAGGCCCCGGCGAGGCGATCGGTGCCATGGACCAGGGTGCCTTTGAACTGTTCTTCCAGCAGATCCGCCGCTTCCTGACGGTTCAAGAGCAAGTGGATCTTTTCGGCCATCTGCAGGAAGCCGGCTCGATCGACGCGTCCTTTCTTGGGGTGATGGCGCTGGCCGCGGCTGGTTTCTCCCAACGCAAGCCTGAACGGGTTCAGGATGCCCGCACCAAGCTTGAGGCTTTGGTGCTCGAGGGCTTCGATACGAAGCCTCTTCTGGGTTGCCTGGATCTGCTGCTCGGTGATGTGGATCGAGCCGAACGTCGCTTTTCCACCAGTTCTGACCCGGCGTTGAAAGCCTGGATGGACGACCACCCAGGCGATGTGCTGGCGGCTCTCTGCGATTACTGCCGCACCTGGCTTGGGCGTGATGTGCTGCCGGGTTACCGGGATGTGGATGCTGACGCAGTTGATCTCGAGACCTGGTTCGCTGATCGCGATGTGCAGGCTTATGTGGAGAGCCTGGAACGGAAGCAGGCGAGGCAGGCAACGTTCACGCCAGCCATGGCTGACGATCTTCCCCCTTTGGGACTCGACCCTGATGGCACCTTGCCGATGACGATTCCAGCGCCGGTGATGGCGGATGACAGCAGCGAATCCCAGGCGGACCCGTCCGAGCGTTCTGCTGCGCGTCCGTTCGCCGGGTTGCGCATGCCCCAACTGAGCTGGCCAGCGTGGCCTTCACTCTCAGTTCCTGAAATTCCGCGCCCAAGCCGCTCGGTGCTCATTGGCTCGGGTGTGTTCGCTGCGCTGGTGGCAGTGGTGGCGGCCGGCAGTCTGATCGGCTTGCGTCAAGCAGCGGATCCCAGTGCAGCTGATGGTCAGGCGTCGGCTCCAGCCAAGGAGGAACCCCTGCCTCAGGCCAATGACGCCTCTCCCATTGCCACGCTCAAGCCGGAGCAAACAGCGTCTGACCCTCCGAAGCCAGCGACGTTGGCCCCTCTGAAGGCCCAGCAGCCGACGACAGCGCAACTGCAGCGCCTGGTTCAGGGCTGGTTGGATGGCAAAGCTGCTGTTTTGCAGGGTGAAGGCACGGCCCAGTCGCGGTTGCAGGCGATCGCCAGGCCTGGATTGATCAGCCAGGTCCGCCAGGAGCGGGCGGCCGATCAGGCCGGCGGGTTGAAGCAAACGATCCAGGCTTCGATCACGTCGGTGCAGCTTGTGAGCGAAACGCCGCAGCGCATTGAATTGCTGGCTGAGGTCGATTACCGCGACCAGACCACCACCACAGCGGGCCGCGTCGTGGCGACGACGGAGCCTTCGATGATTCGTGTGACTTACATCCTTGGTCGGGATGCCGATGGATGGCGCCTGCAGGCCTACATCCCTGGTTGA
- the pdhA gene encoding pyruvate dehydrogenase (acetyl-transferring) E1 component subunit alpha, producing the protein MSQDIAVGTESRTQSQGGLVGAHAERLSSLVTAQRASVDRTTGLELYRDMTLGRRFEDKCAEMYYRGKMFGFVHLYNGQEAVSTGVIGAMKRQHDWFCSTYRDHVHALSAGVPAREVMSELFGKETGCSKGRGGSMHLFSKEHHLLGGFAFIGEGIPVALGAAFTSRYKRDALGDSSSNAVTAAFFGDGTCNNGQFFECLNMAQLWKLPILFVVENNKWAIGMAHDRATSDPEIWRKAGAFGMAGEEVDGMDVLAVRAAAQRAVERARAGEGPTVLECLTYRFRGHSLADPDELRAEEEKQFWAKRDPLKALERDLLAANLVSAEELRAIEKEIDAEVQDCVDFALSAPEPDGSELTRYIWADD; encoded by the coding sequence ATGAGCCAGGACATCGCAGTGGGCACCGAATCACGAACCCAATCCCAGGGCGGTCTTGTCGGGGCCCACGCGGAGCGTTTATCCAGTCTGGTCACCGCCCAAAGAGCCTCGGTGGATCGCACGACGGGTCTGGAGCTCTACCGGGACATGACCCTCGGACGACGCTTCGAAGACAAGTGCGCGGAGATGTATTACCGCGGCAAGATGTTTGGCTTCGTGCATTTGTACAACGGCCAGGAGGCAGTGAGCACGGGTGTCATCGGCGCCATGAAGCGCCAGCACGACTGGTTCTGCAGCACCTACCGCGACCACGTGCACGCCCTGAGCGCCGGTGTTCCGGCCCGTGAGGTCATGAGCGAGCTGTTCGGGAAGGAAACAGGTTGCAGCAAGGGTCGCGGTGGCTCGATGCACCTGTTCTCAAAGGAACACCATCTTCTGGGAGGTTTCGCCTTCATTGGCGAGGGAATTCCCGTTGCGCTTGGCGCCGCTTTCACCAGCCGCTACAAGCGTGATGCTCTTGGTGATTCCAGCAGCAATGCAGTCACCGCGGCTTTCTTCGGCGATGGAACGTGCAACAACGGCCAGTTCTTTGAGTGCCTGAACATGGCACAACTCTGGAAGCTACCCATCCTTTTCGTGGTGGAGAACAACAAGTGGGCCATCGGCATGGCCCACGATCGCGCCACGAGCGATCCCGAAATCTGGCGCAAGGCTGGTGCCTTCGGCATGGCTGGTGAAGAAGTGGATGGCATGGATGTGCTCGCTGTCCGCGCCGCAGCCCAGAGGGCGGTGGAACGGGCCAGGGCCGGAGAAGGCCCGACTGTCCTGGAATGCCTCACCTATCGATTCCGGGGCCACTCCCTCGCCGACCCGGACGAATTGAGGGCTGAGGAGGAAAAGCAGTTCTGGGCCAAACGCGACCCCTTAAAAGCGCTGGAGAGGGATCTGTTGGCCGCCAATCTGGTGTCTGCTGAGGAGCTTCGGGCGATCGAGAAGGAAATCGATGCCGAGGTACAGGATTGCGTGGACTTCGCGCTCAGCGCTCCAGAACCCGATGGGTCCGAACTGACCCGTTACATCTGGGCTGACGACTGA
- the ffh gene encoding signal recognition particle protein: MFDELSARFEDAVKGLRGQDKISDSNVEGALKDVRRALLEADVSLPVVKDFVADVREKAVGSDVVRGVSPDQKFIQVVHEQLVEVMGGGNAPLAQAEEAPTVVLMAGLQGAGKTTATAKLGLHLKDQGRRALMVGADVYRPAAIEQLKTLGGQIGVEVFSLGADAKPEAIAAAGLAKAKEEGFDTLLVDTAGRLQIDTEMMEEMVRIRTAVQPDEVLLVVDSMIGQEAAELTRAFHEQVGITGAVLTKLDGDSRGGAALSIRKVSGQPIKFIGTGEKVEALQPFHPERMASRILGMGDVLTLVEKAQKEVELADVEKMQKKLQEATFDFSDFVQQMRLIKRMGSLGGLMKMIPGMNKIDDGMLKQGEQQLKKIEAMIGSMTQQERENPDLLAGQPSRRRRIARGSGHQPADVDKVLADFQKMRGFMQQMTQGGGMPGMGGFPGMGGGMPGMGGFPGMGGGMPGMPGGMPAGRAGRGGGTPRRQRPVKKKKGFGQL, encoded by the coding sequence ATGTTCGATGAGCTGTCAGCCCGCTTTGAAGATGCGGTCAAGGGGCTGAGAGGTCAGGACAAGATCTCCGACAGCAATGTGGAGGGGGCCCTCAAAGATGTGCGTCGCGCCCTGTTGGAAGCGGACGTGAGCCTTCCTGTTGTGAAGGACTTTGTGGCCGATGTGCGTGAGAAGGCCGTTGGCTCCGACGTGGTGCGTGGCGTCAGCCCGGATCAGAAGTTCATCCAGGTTGTGCACGAGCAGCTGGTTGAGGTGATGGGTGGCGGTAACGCTCCGCTGGCCCAGGCCGAGGAGGCACCCACCGTTGTGTTGATGGCCGGTCTGCAGGGGGCTGGTAAAACAACTGCCACGGCCAAGCTTGGCCTGCATCTCAAGGATCAGGGACGCCGGGCTCTGATGGTTGGCGCCGATGTGTACCGTCCGGCGGCCATTGAGCAGCTGAAGACCCTCGGTGGGCAGATCGGTGTGGAAGTCTTCAGTCTCGGCGCTGATGCCAAACCCGAAGCCATTGCGGCTGCCGGTTTGGCCAAGGCGAAGGAGGAGGGGTTCGACACCCTGCTGGTGGATACAGCGGGTCGCCTCCAAATCGACACCGAGATGATGGAGGAGATGGTGCGGATTCGCACCGCCGTGCAGCCGGATGAAGTGCTGCTGGTGGTGGATTCGATGATTGGTCAGGAAGCGGCCGAGCTCACCCGTGCCTTCCATGAACAGGTCGGCATCACAGGCGCGGTGCTGACCAAGTTGGATGGCGACTCCCGTGGTGGTGCAGCGCTGTCGATCCGCAAGGTGAGCGGCCAGCCGATCAAGTTCATCGGAACGGGCGAGAAGGTGGAGGCTCTGCAGCCCTTCCACCCGGAGCGGATGGCCAGCCGCATCCTCGGCATGGGCGATGTGCTGACCCTGGTGGAGAAGGCTCAGAAGGAGGTGGAGCTGGCTGATGTCGAAAAGATGCAGAAAAAGCTGCAAGAAGCCACGTTCGACTTCTCTGATTTCGTGCAGCAAATGCGCCTGATCAAGCGCATGGGATCGCTCGGTGGCTTGATGAAGATGATCCCGGGGATGAACAAGATCGATGACGGCATGCTCAAGCAGGGCGAGCAGCAGCTGAAGAAGATCGAAGCGATGATCGGGTCGATGACGCAGCAGGAGCGGGAGAATCCCGATCTGCTGGCGGGGCAGCCCTCCCGGCGACGCCGGATTGCCCGGGGAAGTGGTCACCAGCCCGCCGATGTGGACAAGGTGCTGGCGGATTTCCAGAAGATGCGTGGCTTCATGCAACAGATGACCCAAGGCGGAGGGATGCCGGGCATGGGTGGCTTCCCTGGAATGGGCGGAGGCATGCCTGGAATGGGCGGATTCCCCGGCATGGGTGGCGGCATGCCCGGGATGCCGGGGGGAATGCCGGCGGGCCGGGCTGGGCGCGGCGGCGGGACCCCTCGCCGGCAGCGTCCGGTCAAGAAGAAAAAGGGCTTCGGGCAGCTTTGA
- a CDS encoding PhoH family protein: MSEAASDGCFVFDLPHTEAALALAGGPSGQTLRQLEALTGASLVIRGLQLVIQGRPSQLERTAATVELLRKFWQEGESISPVDLQSALQALDTGRDREHDAMGQQVLAKNQRGSLLRPRTLRQKTYVEAMERNDLTFALGPAGTGKTFLATVLAVRMLTERKVERLVLTRPAVEAGERLGFLPGDLQQKVDPYLRPLYDALHVLLGPEKTAAMLEKGVIEVAPLAYMRGRTLAESFVILDEAQNTTPAQMRMVLTRLGERSRMVVTGDITQVDLPPGQLSGLVEASEVLDGVEGVAVCRLTSADVVRHPLVQRVVEAYALRDKTHPRREGPPARRSMGRSAPR, from the coding sequence ATGTCCGAGGCTGCCTCAGACGGTTGCTTCGTCTTTGATTTACCCCACACGGAAGCCGCTCTCGCACTTGCTGGAGGCCCCTCTGGTCAGACCCTCCGTCAACTTGAGGCTCTGACCGGGGCATCCCTTGTCATAAGGGGATTGCAGCTGGTGATCCAAGGCCGTCCAAGTCAGTTGGAGCGGACCGCTGCAACGGTGGAATTGCTGCGCAAATTTTGGCAGGAGGGTGAGTCGATCTCCCCGGTGGATTTGCAATCCGCTTTGCAGGCCCTCGACACAGGGCGCGATCGCGAGCACGACGCCATGGGTCAGCAGGTGCTGGCCAAAAATCAACGGGGTTCGCTCTTGCGTCCGCGCACGTTGCGTCAGAAGACCTACGTGGAAGCGATGGAGCGCAACGATCTCACGTTTGCTCTCGGACCAGCAGGCACGGGCAAGACGTTTCTGGCCACGGTTCTGGCCGTGCGCATGCTCACGGAGCGCAAAGTGGAGCGATTGGTGCTGACCAGGCCTGCTGTGGAAGCCGGCGAGCGCTTGGGTTTTCTGCCCGGCGACCTTCAGCAGAAGGTGGATCCTTATCTGAGGCCTCTGTACGACGCGTTGCACGTGCTCCTGGGGCCCGAAAAAACGGCCGCCATGCTGGAAAAAGGGGTGATTGAAGTGGCCCCGCTGGCTTACATGCGCGGCCGCACGCTGGCGGAATCCTTCGTGATCCTTGATGAGGCACAGAACACCACGCCGGCTCAGATGCGCATGGTGTTGACCCGTTTGGGGGAACGATCGCGCATGGTGGTCACCGGTGACATCACCCAGGTGGATCTGCCGCCAGGTCAGCTGAGTGGTTTGGTGGAAGCCTCCGAGGTCCTCGATGGGGTGGAAGGTGTGGCTGTCTGCCGCCTTACATCCGCCGATGTGGTGCGCCACCCCCTCGTCCAGCGGGTGGTGGAGGCCTATGCCCTTCGTGACAAAACCCATCCCCGCCGGGAGGGGCCTCCCGCGCGCCGCTCGATGGGGAGATCCGCACCGAGGTAA
- a CDS encoding SulP family inorganic anion transporter, which yields MRLASLAPGLVALRGYRPSQDLFRDLLAGLSVAAVALPVSIAYAELAGLDPVTGLYASILPLLAYALFGTSRQLMVNPDAATCAMIAAAVTPLAGGDPGLYAAMVMVLTLFTGLFCILASLFRLGVLADFLSRPILIGFLNGIALSIVLGQVGKLLGFSVDSGGIIPRLLEILQKLPQTHAPTLLVGLFSFAVLLLSQRLLPRIPAALLVLVLGAIAVWLLDLTSLNVAVLAPVQAGLPPLKLPSAPLNALPSLAGSSAGVALVLFTSGTITCRSFASRGGYRIDVDRELVAYGIANVASALSGGFAVTGADSRTAMAVTSGGRSQVTGLVAAAALASILLWFTGPMQFVPLAALGAVLMLAAYSLFDLASLKRLWTLDRKEFALSLITSLGVVTLGAINGILIAVALAVIRFVKHTARPRVELLGRVKGLQGFHSLQTHPDGKALPGLLLFRFNAPLVFFNADHFLEQSRRAIAEADSKPQWFVVDAIPMDRIDISGVNALQQLNHVLASEGIRLVLAGRRTEVLNGLKAMGMNSDSIEPWLFPTLHQAIRAFRMHPGQPGM from the coding sequence ATGCGACTCGCCTCATTGGCCCCAGGCCTTGTGGCCCTGCGGGGCTATCGCCCCTCTCAGGACCTGTTCCGCGATCTGCTTGCAGGCCTTTCGGTGGCAGCCGTGGCTCTTCCGGTGTCAATCGCCTACGCCGAACTGGCCGGGCTCGACCCCGTGACCGGTCTCTACGCCAGCATTCTCCCCTTGCTGGCGTATGCCCTGTTCGGCACGTCCAGACAGCTGATGGTCAATCCTGACGCCGCGACCTGCGCCATGATCGCGGCAGCGGTGACACCTCTGGCAGGAGGAGATCCGGGGCTTTATGCCGCGATGGTGATGGTGCTCACCCTGTTCACCGGACTGTTCTGCATCCTGGCCAGCCTGTTCCGCCTCGGCGTGCTGGCCGACTTCCTCTCCCGTCCGATCCTGATCGGATTTCTCAACGGCATCGCTCTGAGCATTGTCCTGGGCCAGGTGGGCAAACTGCTGGGCTTCTCGGTGGACAGCGGAGGAATCATTCCCAGGCTGCTGGAGATCCTCCAGAAACTGCCGCAGACCCATGCACCCACCCTGTTGGTGGGACTGTTCAGCTTTGCCGTTCTGTTGCTGAGCCAGCGCCTGCTCCCGCGCATCCCCGCGGCCCTGCTGGTGCTGGTGCTCGGAGCGATCGCCGTCTGGTTGCTGGATCTCACCAGCTTGAACGTGGCGGTGCTGGCCCCGGTGCAAGCCGGCCTGCCGCCGCTGAAGCTGCCTTCGGCCCCGCTCAACGCCCTCCCGTCTCTGGCTGGATCCTCGGCTGGTGTGGCCCTGGTGTTGTTCACCAGCGGCACGATCACCTGCCGGAGCTTCGCCTCCCGCGGCGGATATCGCATCGATGTCGATCGGGAACTGGTGGCCTATGGGATTGCCAACGTGGCGTCGGCCCTATCCGGCGGTTTTGCCGTCACCGGAGCCGATTCGCGCACAGCCATGGCTGTGACCAGTGGGGGGCGAAGCCAGGTCACCGGCCTGGTGGCGGCGGCAGCTTTGGCGTCGATCTTGCTGTGGTTCACCGGGCCGATGCAATTTGTGCCGCTGGCGGCCCTCGGGGCGGTGCTGATGCTGGCGGCTTACTCCCTGTTCGATCTGGCCAGCCTGAAGCGTCTCTGGACACTCGATCGCAAGGAATTCGCCCTGTCCTTGATCACATCCCTGGGGGTGGTGACCCTGGGTGCGATCAACGGAATTCTGATCGCTGTGGCGCTCGCAGTGATCCGTTTTGTTAAACACACGGCCCGCCCCCGAGTAGAGCTGCTCGGGCGGGTGAAAGGGCTTCAGGGATTCCATTCCCTGCAGACCCATCCGGATGGAAAGGCACTTCCCGGACTGCTGCTGTTCCGCTTCAACGCACCCCTGGTGTTCTTCAACGCCGACCACTTCCTCGAGCAATCCCGCCGAGCCATTGCCGAAGCGGATTCCAAGCCGCAGTGGTTCGTGGTCGATGCCATCCCGATGGATCGCATCGACATCAGTGGCGTCAACGCCCTCCAACAGCTCAATCATGTGCTGGCCTCCGAGGGGATCCGCCTGGTGCTCGCCGGACGGCGGACCGAAGTACTGAACGGATTGAAGGCCATGGGAATGAACAGCGACAGCATCGAGCCCTGGCTATTCCCCACGTTGCATCAAGCCATCAGGGCCTTTCGGATGCATCCTGGTCAACCAGGGATGTAG
- a CDS encoding Bax inhibitor-1 family protein, with translation MPASSNFQDAIREAQSSALVGPNVVNKALPYVGGGMALTAAGVVGGMATMASIGFQAFNGLSLVAIIPWFILFFVAQNAASKGNNGTALPLMAAFSLLTGFTLTGLVVQAIAVAGVASIGIAALATGLTFVVASVVGRRMSDSVGQALTAVVGLGLMGLIIAMLGIFVAGFFIPGIYAATNLAIAGLGTVLFVGMAFVDFYTMPRTYRDDQYLAGALGMYLTYINLFIFILRLVIALQGGGRRD, from the coding sequence ATGCCAGCCAGCAGCAATTTTCAAGACGCCATTCGCGAGGCGCAATCCAGCGCCCTCGTTGGTCCCAATGTTGTGAACAAGGCCCTTCCCTATGTGGGAGGCGGCATGGCCCTGACAGCAGCTGGGGTTGTGGGCGGTATGGCCACGATGGCCTCCATCGGCTTTCAGGCCTTCAACGGGTTGTCGCTTGTGGCGATCATCCCCTGGTTCATTCTGTTCTTTGTGGCCCAGAACGCGGCCAGCAAGGGGAATAACGGCACTGCGTTGCCTCTGATGGCCGCGTTCAGCCTGCTCACAGGTTTCACGCTTACCGGTCTCGTGGTGCAGGCCATTGCCGTTGCAGGGGTGGCCTCCATCGGCATTGCAGCCCTGGCCACTGGCCTCACCTTCGTGGTCGCCTCTGTGGTCGGCCGGCGCATGAGCGACAGTGTCGGTCAGGCGCTCACGGCTGTGGTGGGCCTCGGCTTGATGGGGCTGATCATCGCCATGCTCGGCATTTTCGTGGCCGGTTTCTTTATTCCTGGCATCTACGCCGCCACCAACCTGGCGATTGCAGGTCTGGGCACGGTTCTGTTCGTGGGCATGGCCTTTGTGGACTTCTACACCATGCCCCGCACCTACCGGGATGATCAGTACCTGGCCGGTGCTCTGGGGATGTACCTCACCTACATCAATCTGTTCATCTTCATTCTTCGCTTGGTGATCGCACTCCAGGGCGGTGGTCGCCGCGACTGA